A window of Sodalis praecaptivus genomic DNA:
CGAGTCCGATAATCTGGCTCTGAAGGGGGCTGCTCACGCCGGCCGCGCTAAAGGTCGCCATATCATTACCGCCGTCACCGAGCATAAAGCGGTGGTCGATGCCTGTCACCAGTTGGAGCAGGAAGGTTTCAATGTTACCTGGCTGGTGCCGCCGGCGAACGGTATCGTTACTCCGCAGCAGTTAAGCGATGCGCTGCGGGATGACACGATTCTGGTGTCGTTGATGCACGTCAACAACGAAACCGGCGTGATCCAGGATATCGCGGCTTTTGGCGAACTGTGCCGCGCCCGTGGGGCGCTATTCCATGTGGACGCTACTCAAAGCGTCGGTAAACTGCCCATCGATCTGGCCGCGTTGCCGGTGGATCTCATGTCGTTCAGCGGCCATAAAGTCTATGGCCCGAAGGGCATTGGCGCTTTGTTCGTGCGCCGTAAACCGGGGGTGCGGGTCGAGGCCCAGATACACGGCGGCGGTCACGAGCGCGGCATGCGCTCCGGGACGCTGCCGGTGCATCAAATTGTCGGGATGGGGGAAGCCTATCAACTCGCGGCGCAGGCGCTGACGAGCGAAATGCCGCGCCTGCGGGCGCTGCGCGACCGGTTATGGCAGGGGCTGCAGCAGATAGACGGCGTGTTCGTTAATGGCGACCTGCAACAGCGCGTGGCGACGGTGCTTAACGTTAGCTTCCGCGATGTGGACGGTGAGTCTCTTATCATGGCGCTTAAGGATCTGGCGGTCTCAACGGGATCCGCCTGTACTTCCGCCAGCCTTGAACCGTCCTATGTCCTGCGCGCCATGGGCCTGGATGATGAGCTTGCCCATAGCGCCATTCGTTTCTCTTTGGGGCGGTTTACCACCGCGGAAGACATCGATTACGCCATCAGCCAGACCCGAACGGCCATTGCGCGCCTGCGCGAGGTCGCGCCGCAGTGCGCCGCCGGCGCTGGCGCGAACGGGATGCTGCGCTAAGATCTCTGCTCGCCAGCGCGTTGCCACGGCATGCGGTACCGGTCGCGCTCCTTTGCCATGCCGTCTCTCTCGACGGTTGTGTCGTCTGGCAATCGGGCCTAGTTGGTGTCCTGCGGATTTGCGGCGGCAGATAGCACCTAGGAGGATCCCTCGGCATGCCTTCTCCCTCGGCGGCGTCTCTGATTTTTTGCGGCGGCAGACAGCGCCTTGGGGGATCCCTCGACACGTTTTCTCCTTCAGCGGCGTCTGTGGTTTTTACGGCGGCATATTGCGCGCCGCCGTTGCTCCCCACGCTCAGGTACGCCGCCGGCTCGCCCGATCGGGTGCGTGGGCCCTCACTGGACTTTATCTTTAGCCGCCGCGGGCGCTTTCACCGCCGCGATCAAAGCCGGCGCTGGGTTGCCCCCGCCCTGTTCAACGCCGCGCCGCGGCACGCGCGGCCAAGATCTTGCGGCGCGAATTTGTCATTTTTCTGTCATCTGTTTCAACGACCATAACCCCGCCGCTGCTTTTCGCGCCAGTTGCCGGCGCCGGAAGAAAAACTGCTGGCGGCGACCGTTAGGGTCTGGTTAGATGAAGCACATCAGCCGGCGGTCAGGCCAGCCAGGCGGCCAGAGGCCGCTTTGACATAGGCGGCCCGGGATCGCTATGACACCCCACTGTACCGGATACGTACAGACGGCATTACTACCCTAATTTATTGGAGCAGTCTCATGATGACCGAAGCGATGCAGCTCACGCTTTCCACCGCACCCGCCGACCCGCGCTGGGGCGAAAAGGCGTTATTGAGCGCCGACGAGCACGGAATGACCGTCCATTTGACGGGCGATGATGCGCTAAGCGCTATTCAGCGCGCCGGGCGCAAAATTGACGGCCAGGGGATAAAACAGGTCGCGCTGGTGGGAGAAGGATGGGATCTGGCGCGGTGCTGGGCGTTCTGGCAGGGCTACCGCGCGCCCAAAGGCGAGCGCCATGTGGCGTGGCCGACGTTGCCCGAAGCGGCGCGCCAGGAGCTGGACAATCGGCTGCAAATCGTTGACTGGGTGCGCCATACCATTAATACCCCGGCGGAGGAGCTTGGCCCGGAGCAGCTGGCGCAGCGTGCGGTAGATATTATGTCCGCCGTGGCTGACGACGCCATCAGCTACCGCATCACGAAAGCCGACGATCTATTTGATAACCAGTATATGGGGTTGCATACCGTCGGCCGCGGCTCCGATCGCCAGCCGGTCTTATTGACGCTGGACTATAATCCGGGCGGCGACGCGCAAGCGCCGGTGCTGGCTTGCCTGGTGGGGAAAGGCATTACCTTCGACACCGGCGGCTATAGCCTGAAGGGCAGTAGTTTCATGGATTCGATGAAGTCCGATATGGGCGGCGCCGCCACGCTGACCGGCGCGCTGGCGCTGGCCGTCAGTCGCGGTTTGAACAAACGGGTGCGGCTGATTCTGTGCTGTGCCGACAACATGGTGAGCGGTAACGCCTTCAAGCTGGGGGATATTATTCGCTATCGCAACGGCAAATCGGTGGAAGTGATGAACACCGACGCGGAAGGCCGGCTGGTGCTGGCGGATGGGCTTATCGACGCCAGCGCGGCGCGGCCGCAGTTGATTATCGACTGTGCGACTTTGACCGGCGCCGCGAAAACCGCCCTGGGCAATGATTATCACGCCTTGTTCAGCTTTGACGACGCGCTGGTGGCGGCGTTGATGCAAAGCGCCGACGAAGAGAATGAACCGTTCTGGCGTCTGCCGCTGGCGGAATTCCACCGACATCATCTGCCGTCCAATTTTGCCGACATGAGCAACGTGGCGGGCGGCGCGCACAGCGCCGGCGCCAGTACCGCCGCGGCGTTTCTCTCGCATTTTGTGGAAAATTATCGCCAGGGCTGGCTGCACATCGACTGCTCCGCCACCTACCGCAAAGGGGCGGTGGAGCAATGGTCCGCCGGCGCCACCGGGCTGGGCGTGCGTACGCTTGCCAACTTGCTGCTGGCGCAGGCGCAGGACTGATGCCCGTTTTGGCTCGCGTGCGGGCCGTTTTTCCGCTTGACATGACGACCGTTCAGGCGGCGTTTGGAATCGCTAAGTATGACCCTCTCACAAGATAATGCGCTGGAACAGGCGCTCGAACGCGCCGCCGGCGATCCGGCTTATCGCCCGGCTTTTTTCAAGCTGCTGCTGACGGCGACGGTCTATGTACCGGGCGAAGCCGGCGATGATTGGATAGCCGGTGCCGCGCGCGATGACGGCGCGTCGCCGGTCACCTTGCAGCACTGGGAAAAACAAGACGGCGGATCGGCGATTCCCTTTTTTACTTCGGTGGCGGCGCTGGAAAGCGCGGTGGCGGGGCCGCAGCCTTTTGTCGCGCTGCCGGTGCGCACATTGTTCGCCATGACCGCCGGGGCCGAGCTGTTTCTCAATCCCAAGCTACCCTACGGCAAGTCCTTTGCCCCGGATGAAGTCGCGGCACTGCTGAGCAACGACGGCGATGCGTTGACCGAACGGCAGGTTCTGGAAGGGGAGATGCGCATGACCCTCAGCGAGCCGGCGGAGATGCCGCAACAGATGGTAGCCTCGCTGACGGCATTATTCGCGCAATACAAGCAGGTGCGCCGGGCTTATCTAATGCAGGTGCGGGATGACGCGGAGCAGGAGCCGCACTGGCTTATCGGTCTGGAGTGCGATAGCGCTGCCGAGGAAGCGATTCAAGCAACGGGTCAGGTGGCGACCGATACCGCGCCGGACGAGCAGCCGGTGGATATCTGCCTGGTTGAGGAGGGCGAGGCGGGCATCAGCCATTATTTCATCCACCACCTGACGCCTTTTTACGAACGGCGCTGGGGCAGTTGGCTGCGGTCGGTGAAGGACGGCGCCCCGTCATAAGACGACGCTGGCGGCCGCGCACGGCGGCGGGATTGGCCTCCCGCCCGCTGCCCTGCGCCGCAGACCCCTTTCGGCTAAAAGCCATCGCCGCGGCCGCGGCGGTCGTTCGACGGCGCACGGTCACGTGAAAGGGCCGGCGGTCTGCCAACGCAAGACCCGCGCCGGCGTTGGAGATCATTGCGCGCCGGCGATAGGCGTATCGTCGCGTGCGCCCCATTCGCTCCACGAACCGTCATACAGGCTGATGTCCTGCGCACCGAGCGCCGTGAGGGCCAACACCGCCACCGCCGCGGTGACGCCGGAACCGCAGCTGGCGACGATAGGCCGCTTGATATCAATCCCCGCTTGACGTATTTGCTCTTCCAGCAGCGGCAGGGGTTTTAGCTGCCCGTTTTGCACCAGCTGGTCCCAGGGGAGATTGAGGCTGCCGGGGATATGACCGCGCAGCAGGCCGGGCCGGGGCTCCGGCGCCTCGCCGCGAAAGCGGGCGGCGGGTCGGGCATCGACAATTTGCGCGGAGCGGTCGACGCTGATGCGGCGGATATCGTCGAGCGCGCGCACGCGATTAGCCGCTCTGCGCGGCGTAAAGGTCTGCGGCGCGAGCGTCGGTTGTCCCTTTTCCAACGGCCCTCCGGCGCGCGACCAGGCGTCAAGGCCCCCCGCCAGCAGCGACACCTGCCGGACGCCGCTGCTCTGGAGCATCCACCAGGCGCGCGGCGCTGAGAACAGCGAACCGTCGTCATAAATCACGCAATGCTGGGCGTCGCTAACGCCGAGTGCGCCCATATCGCGCGCGAACTGCGCCGGCGAAGTCAGCATATGGGGCAGGGAAGAGGCGCTATCGGACAGGGCCTCGATATCGAAAAACACCGCGCCGGGCAGATGGCCCGCGCGAAATTCCGCCACGATATCGCGCGGCCCCTGATACCCGGGCGGCAGCATGCGTGCGTCCAGAATACGCAGCTGGGGGTCATCGAGATGTTGCTGTAGCCACTGCTGGCTAACGAATAACGGTTGGGTCATCATAGGCTCCGTCTCGGCGTGCGTCGGACACTGTGCCGGCGCCATCGCATTGCCGGGCATTGTCGGCTTTTTTGCCGTTGGCTTCAAGGCGCAGACGGCGGCGACCGGGTCAGGGCGGGCGGAAAAGCGACGTGGGGAACGCTGGAGGCGCCATTGTTGACGTGGGGAGGTTATTTTTAATTAAATGTTATTTTTAAGGGTAGCGGAGCGCTGCACGCGCCCCTATAATCTGCGCCACTTGCACCGGCCGGCGTAACAGCGAATTAGCGCGGCCATAACAAAAACCACCTAGAGGTTCTCATGACCATTGAACGCACCTTTTCCATCATCAAGCCGAACGCCGTGGCCAAAAACGTCATCGGTGCCATTATCCAGCGCTTTGAAAGCACCGGGCTGACCGTGGTCGGCGCCAAAATGCTCCAGCTCACCCGTGAGCAGGCCGAGGGATTCTACGCCGAGCATAAAGGCAAGCCTTTCTTCGACAGCCTGGTGGATTTTATGATTTCCGGCCCGATCCTGGTGCAGGTGCTCGAAGGGGAAGACGCCGTGCGCCGCAATCGTGAAATCATGGGCGCCACCAATCCCGCCAATGCGCTGGCCGGCACGCTGCGCGCCGACTATGCCGATGGCTTTACCGAAAACGCGGTACACGGTTCGGATTCCGCTGAATCCGCCGCGCGCGAAATCGCTTATTTCTTCGCCGACGGCGAAGTTTGCGCCCGTAATCGCTAATCGTCGCCGCACAACGGCGAAAAAAGGGCTGCTTCACCTTTCAAGCCAGGCAGCTCTGCGCTAAAATCAGTCTCCAATGCGCCCCGGATGAGGTGGTAGTCCGCACTCGGCCGGGGCATTTCTTTATGTATTTCGCGCCATAACGTGTAATAACGAGGCCTGCAATAAAATGATGTCTGAACACATGGTATCTGAACGCTCACCCGTGGCGGTAATGTCCGCTTCTCCCGCGCCCGCGGCCCAGCAGAAATTGAACCTGCTTGATATGAACCGCCAGCAGCTGCGCGAATTTTTCTCGTCGCTGGGGGAGAAACCTTTTCGCGCCGATCAGGTGATGAAATGGATCTATCACTATTGTTGCGATGATTTCGATCAGATGACGGACATCAACAAGCATTTGCGCGCCAGGCTGAAAGCGCTAGCGGAAATCCGCGCGCCGGAAGTCGCCGAGGAGCAGCGCTCCGCCGACGGTACCATCAAATGGGCCATCAAGGTCGGCGACCAGCAGGTGGAAACGGTCTACATCCCCGAGGACGACCGCGCCACGCTGTGCGTCTCCTCCCAGGTGGGTTGTGCGCTGCAGTGTACCTTTTGCTCTACCGCGCAGCAGGGTTTTAACCGCAATTTGCGGGTGTCGGAAATTATCGGCCAGGTTTGGCGCGCGGCCAAGATCATCGGCGCGGCCAAGGTCACCGGCCAGCGACCTATCACCAACGTGGTCATGATGGGCATGGGCGAGCCGCTGCTGAACCTCACCAACGTGGTGCCGGCGATGGAGATCATGCTGGACGATTTCGGTTTCGGGCTGTCCAAGCGCCGCGTTACGCTGTCGACGTCGGGCGTGGTGCCGGCGCTTGAGAAGCTCGGCGATATGATAGACGTAGCGCTGGCGATTTCGCTTCACGCGCCGAACGATACGATTCGCGACGAAATTGTGCCGATCAACCGCAAGTACAACATCGATACGTTTTTGTCGGCGGTACGCCGCTATCTGGACAAATCCAACGCCAATCAGGGGCGCGTGACGGTGGAGTATGTCATGCTCGACCACATTAATGACGGCACCGAGCATGCGCATCAACTGGCGGCATGTTTGAAAGATACGCCGTGCAAGATTAACCTTATTCCCTGGAACCCGTTCCCTGGCGCCCCCTATGGCCGCAGCTCCAACAGCAGGGTGGAT
This region includes:
- the ndk gene encoding nucleoside-diphosphate kinase translates to MTIERTFSIIKPNAVAKNVIGAIIQRFESTGLTVVGAKMLQLTREQAEGFYAEHKGKPFFDSLVDFMISGPILVQVLEGEDAVRRNREIMGATNPANALAGTLRADYADGFTENAVHGSDSAESAAREIAYFFADGEVCARNR
- the sseB gene encoding enhanced serine sensitivity protein SseB, producing MTLSQDNALEQALERAAGDPAYRPAFFKLLLTATVYVPGEAGDDWIAGAARDDGASPVTLQHWEKQDGGSAIPFFTSVAALESAVAGPQPFVALPVRTLFAMTAGAELFLNPKLPYGKSFAPDEVAALLSNDGDALTERQVLEGEMRMTLSEPAEMPQQMVASLTALFAQYKQVRRAYLMQVRDDAEQEPHWLIGLECDSAAEEAIQATGQVATDTAPDEQPVDICLVEEGEAGISHYFIHHLTPFYERRWGSWLRSVKDGAPS
- a CDS encoding IscS subfamily cysteine desulfurase, with protein sequence MKLPIYLDYSATTPVDPRVAEKMMQHLTLDGIFGNPASRSHRYGWQAEEAVDIARNQVAALVGADPREIVFTSGATESDNLALKGAAHAGRAKGRHIITAVTEHKAVVDACHQLEQEGFNVTWLVPPANGIVTPQQLSDALRDDTILVSLMHVNNETGVIQDIAAFGELCRARGALFHVDATQSVGKLPIDLAALPVDLMSFSGHKVYGPKGIGALFVRRKPGVRVEAQIHGGGHERGMRSGTLPVHQIVGMGEAYQLAAQALTSEMPRLRALRDRLWQGLQQIDGVFVNGDLQQRVATVLNVSFRDVDGESLIMALKDLAVSTGSACTSASLEPSYVLRAMGLDDELAHSAIRFSLGRFTTAEDIDYAISQTRTAIARLREVAPQCAAGAGANGMLR
- a CDS encoding bifunctional tRNA (adenosine(37)-C2)-methyltransferase TrmG/ribosomal RNA large subunit methyltransferase RlmN, which gives rise to MSEHMVSERSPVAVMSASPAPAAQQKLNLLDMNRQQLREFFSSLGEKPFRADQVMKWIYHYCCDDFDQMTDINKHLRARLKALAEIRAPEVAEEQRSADGTIKWAIKVGDQQVETVYIPEDDRATLCVSSQVGCALQCTFCSTAQQGFNRNLRVSEIIGQVWRAAKIIGAAKVTGQRPITNVVMMGMGEPLLNLTNVVPAMEIMLDDFGFGLSKRRVTLSTSGVVPALEKLGDMIDVALAISLHAPNDTIRDEIVPINRKYNIDTFLSAVRRYLDKSNANQGRVTVEYVMLDHINDGTEHAHQLAACLKDTPCKINLIPWNPFPGAPYGRSSNSRVDRFAKVLMGYGFTTIVRKTRGDDIDAACGQLAGEVIDRTKRTLRKRLNGEPIEVKAV
- the pepB gene encoding aminopeptidase PepB, giving the protein MTEAMQLTLSTAPADPRWGEKALLSADEHGMTVHLTGDDALSAIQRAGRKIDGQGIKQVALVGEGWDLARCWAFWQGYRAPKGERHVAWPTLPEAARQELDNRLQIVDWVRHTINTPAEELGPEQLAQRAVDIMSAVADDAISYRITKADDLFDNQYMGLHTVGRGSDRQPVLLTLDYNPGGDAQAPVLACLVGKGITFDTGGYSLKGSSFMDSMKSDMGGAATLTGALALAVSRGLNKRVRLILCCADNMVSGNAFKLGDIIRYRNGKSVEVMNTDAEGRLVLADGLIDASAARPQLIIDCATLTGAAKTALGNDYHALFSFDDALVAALMQSADEENEPFWRLPLAEFHRHHLPSNFADMSNVAGGAHSAGASTAAAFLSHFVENYRQGWLHIDCSATYRKGAVEQWSAGATGLGVRTLANLLLAQAQD
- the sseA gene encoding 3-mercaptopyruvate sulfurtransferase, whose amino-acid sequence is MTQPLFVSQQWLQQHLDDPQLRILDARMLPPGYQGPRDIVAEFRAGHLPGAVFFDIEALSDSASSLPHMLTSPAQFARDMGALGVSDAQHCVIYDDGSLFSAPRAWWMLQSSGVRQVSLLAGGLDAWSRAGGPLEKGQPTLAPQTFTPRRAANRVRALDDIRRISVDRSAQIVDARPAARFRGEAPEPRPGLLRGHIPGSLNLPWDQLVQNGQLKPLPLLEEQIRQAGIDIKRPIVASCGSGVTAAVAVLALTALGAQDISLYDGSWSEWGARDDTPIAGAQ